DNA from Sorex araneus isolate mSorAra2 chromosome 6, mSorAra2.pri, whole genome shotgun sequence:
CCTGGTGCCAAGCACTGGCCTGTGTAGGGGGAGGCTGGCATTGCCTCCCTTCCCAGGCCCCTCCACTGGCTTGCAGTCTCAGTTGGCTTTCTCCTAAAGCATCCAGGCTGTTCCTGCGTACCTGCATCTCCCCCGCTTTCCATGGCTGCTGAAGGGACTTGGTTCCACTTGAATTCATCCCAGATCCCAACTCAGCTGGGCGCCTGTGGGCAGGCAGGAGCAGAATCTTAGTGGACACACACTCTAGTTGGGCACTGGAGCTCTTCCTCACCAGGCTATTTTTGGTGTTCGAGGTCAGAACTGGGCTGAGAGGAGAGCCCAGGTGTGGCAGGTGGGACTAAGGAAGCTGAGGTTGACTTCTCCCCTGTGGTCTCTCCTAGGACCAAGAGGAGCGGAAGCTGCTTCTGCCTAGCAGCCCTCCTGCCAAAACCCTCAATGGAGCCGAGCCCAACTACCACAGCCTGCCTTCTGCCCGCACAGACGAGCAGGCCCTGCTCTCCTCCATCCTCGCCAAGACAGCCAGGTGAGCATCATGGGGCCGCACCGCCCCAGGGCACAGGGCTGAGAGCACCAGTCTGTGGGGAGCGCTGCCTTCAAGCCGCCTGTCCCAGTGGAGAGGCCCCGACACTGGTGTCAGATAGCCCGGGCTTGGCATGCCTGTGAGCTcagtctgtccctctccaagCCACCTGTCATGACCTTTCTGCCTCCTTTCCCTGAAGCAACATCATCGATGTGTCTGCCGCTGACTCCCAGGGCATGGAGCAGCACGAGTACATGGACCGGGCGCGACAGTACAGGTGAGCGCCTGGCCCGTGACGCCCCCCAGCTCTGGGcgcctccttcctctcctgttcCGGTCCAGCGTTGGAGACCGGTGCGGGTCCAGGACTGACTGCGGGTCCCTCGGTGCTTTGGGCAGTGTCCCTGTCGGCCCTGTCTGCCTGCCTTGTCACTCTGGTCTTGGGAGGTCACGGGAGACGGGCCTGGAGTGAGTCCGCGGTGTGCTGAGGCTGGGTCACGCTGCTTctctggctgggggagggaggctggcccGGGCTGGGCAAGCCAGGGCCTGTTGGACTCTGGGTGACAGCCCACCCCGCCCTTCCTTCTTGGCCAGCACTCGCCTGGCTGTGCTGAGCAGCAGCCTGACCCACTGGAAGAAGCCGCCACCGCTGCCGTCTCTCACCAGCCAGCCCCACCAAGTGCTGGCCAGCGAGCCCATCCCTTTCTCTGACTTGCAGCAGGTGAGCCACCAGCCCACCCTCTGCCTTCCCACGGTCCACAGCCCGCTgctcaggaggtgggggtggagtggggaccACCTTTCCCGTCGCCTCCTCTCAACCTAGCCTTTCCCCGTGACTTCCTCTGCCCCACTGTCCCTTCACTCTATTGCTGCACCTGAGTTTGCTCGAACCCTACAAGACTGCCAACGCCAAATAAGATGGACAAGAAGCTTTATCTGTCCCTCCCGAGCACTTTATAGTGGGTCAGAGAGTACGATCACGTTTATACCCTGAAACCACATGCCACTGTGTCGATGAAGAGCAGAGATTAACTGCAATCTGCAGTAAAACAAAGCACTGCCCTCCACATCCTTTTGAGATGCCAGGACGAGATACAGTTTTGGTCACATGACCAAATGGGAGAAAATTCCAtttggcgctgctcagggccaAGGCACACTTCCCCTCGGAAAACTCAGTTTATCAGTCCAGGTGGTTCTGGCAGGGTCCAGGGGCTCGAAGGAAATTGAAAGTCAACACAGTTACAGCACAGATGGTGTCTGTACATCTCGGGGACACTTTGGATCCATACTTGGCCTAACAGTATACAGTGTGTGGCTGAAGTTTTCTTTACCAATTCAGTTACTTCAGTTTCTACAAAGTGGGCTATGACACTGTAACCTGTTTTCCCCGTTTTCTGGATCCCCCTTCACCCATCCTGCCCTCTTCTCCCCATTCTCTTAGGTCTCCAGGATAGCTGCTTACGCCTACAGTGCACTTTCTCAGATCCGTGTGGATGCAAAAGAAGAGCTGGTGGTACAGTTTGGGATCCCATGAAGAGAGGAGGGTCCTGGGACagctcttctcctcctctcttcacCCCGTCTCCACCCgctcccctggcccccagcctcaCTGCGGCTTATACAGTACCCTAACCTGCTACTAATCACAGAAGAatgtggagaaggaggagagcgagcctagaggccagagcaagTGAGGATGGAGCCAGGGAGGGTTGAACCATCTGGGACTGGTCGAACCATTCGAAACCGcacccaggggtggggtgggggtcaaaTGGACAGGGCCTGGGGCTCCTCCCATTCCCTGGCAAGGTGGAGGTACCGTTGTGAGGGTGATCACTGTAGGGGGCCTCTgaggcctccccccaccctctctcttgaCCTCActcctgccctcctctctccctgacTTGGTGCTTACAGCACCTCATTAGGGTTTGTGACCAGGGTCTAGACAAGCTTGAATTTGTATGAGTTGAGTTTGTATTTCTAGAACCCTGGGTTTTTACatgtttggggggttttgttttggtttgtcaCCCTCGATAAAGGAAGTGTATTCATTTGTGTGTTGCTTGTAGCCCCTCTGTCCTGCCCACCACATTCCACTCACCTCAGTGACTCTAGTCTGTGAGCATCGAGTGGATTGTTGGGTGGGGTTTCTTTTAGGACCATTAAGAGGAATTCAGGAGATAAGGGTCTTAGCTGATCAGATGATTAAACTggtctggggccagggatgtggctcactggTGTAACACTGCTTGTTGAGTCCCGCATTTCAATACCTGGCGACACACACTTACCCCACTGCCACCAAGGAATGTGCTTGTCTGTTCTCCAGTGACCGCTGCTCAAACTGAACCAGCCGGGGGAGACAGCTGCCCTTTTGCCGGGCCCTGCTTCAAGCTCAGTGGAATTAACAATAAGCCAGGGGTGCAGGTGGGAGGGATTCAGACCAAACGAGGAACAACAAATAAAAAGTCAACAAGTGAAAGTTTTCAAGCAGAGGATTATTCCCAGCCAGTGAAGTCTTTCGCAGAATTCGGAGAGTGGAGCTCCTCTGATCTCATGCCAGAGGGCTTCAGAGGTGAAAACCCGGGTCCTTGGCCTTCTGACATGGAAGGCCTGGAGGCATGACCACGGAACCCTGATGCTTGTGGCTTTGGGAATCACTTGCTGACCCTGGGCTCTCTGAGCTAAGGTCTCAGGAAGAGACCAGAGAGGTGGGATTTGTTTCTCAGGCCGTGCAGATAACCCAGGCCTATTTTGAATTCAGGCCAGTGCTCTGTTGCCTTTCTCACCACTGCCTCCTGCTTCAAGAAACACCAGAGCCATGGCAGAAGACATGTTTACATGACACAAGTGACATTATGCAGAACAGTTCAAAATCTTTATTATCCAACCACACtcaggccttgagcactgctggggtcatGGTCACCTCAGAGCGGATTTTGTTTGACTCGGACCTTCTTGGGCTTGATGTTCATGCTCTTCCACACTTCAGCAGTGACACGGTCGGCTTTGGTGACCCCGCTGAAGTCGAACGTGGTGATTCGGGGCAGGGTGCATAGTACATATTGCCTGTGGGGGAAGACCCGGGCTGGGGGCTAGGCCCCCCTAGAGGGGAGGAACTCCTCCCCTCAACAGTTGCTGCTATAACTATTCTCTGAATGCAAGAGGCCCTTGGGAAGTTTTTGGGGAACCCCTGAGTTTAACCTGACCAGTAGCAGGGAATGCGTCTAGAGGGAATGCATCAAGGCCCTCTATTCTGAGCAGATGCAGGCCCACGCTTGACTTGTTGCTCTTCCATTCTCTGGGGAGAGCCCAGCTGCACCAGCCCAAGGGTATCTGCTTACCTGTAGCCCTTCTCTTCCTCAATGGGGTTCCCATGGAGCGTTAGGCTCCGTAGCCGAGGGAGGACAGCAAGTTTATTCACTTCTCCCAGGCGGTGGATGCTGTTGCCATGGAGATAGAGGACGCTCAGGTTGAAGAAAGTTGTCAGAATCTGTTGGGAATGGAAACAAAGCCAGGCCGGACAGGGTACTGCTAGGTCTAAGCCCAGGACAGAGGAGAGGAGTCTGGGGAAGAGCTtgccctccacccctgccagccAGGCTGGATGCCACTGATCTGAAGGGCAGGAAGTGTGGGGCGGGTCCTGCCTCCTGAGCCTACTCACCCCTTCACTGAGACCCAGCTCTGGTgatgcaagattctgtcccagCAGGGACAAGGATAGAGGAGAGTGCCCACACTAGGTTCacgagctgcttttttttttttttttttcttttttgctttttgggtcacacccagcgatgctcaggggttactcctggctttgcactcaggaattactcctggcagtgcttgggggaccatatgggatgccggggatcgaacccgggtcagccgcgtgcaaggcaaacgccctacccgctgtgctatcgctccggccccacgagctgcttttaaaataaattgatggTGCTGGAGAGAGCACCATgggcaggtaggacgcttgccttgcacatgtctgacctgggttcagtcccctgcaccccacaggttcccccaagcgctgccagaagtgattcctgagtgcagagccagatgtaacccttgagaactgctgggtatggcccaaacccgtatctcccccccccaccccataggTAAATTGAggtctctgtactcagaagtgacAATGCTCTTTAACCCTCTAAAGTGGATCTCGGACAAGAAGGGCCAGTTAGACTCTTCTTTTGGAGGAGGCAGAGTGGTGGGCTCCATGCCAGGAGGccttcaggggctactctcagcttggCGCTCAGAGGACCTTGTAGTGTTGGGGGTCAGAGCTGGACCTCCCCCCTGCACCAAATGCTCTGCAGCCCTTTGGGCACACTAGGTGCCAGTAGAGCTGGGATTTTATTTCAGCCTGTTCTGTGTGTGCTCTAGGTGTcatagtctcatttattttggAGTGGGGAGCATTGGGGGCTCCTGCTCCATGCTCCCAGCTGGCAAGTACGTGCTGCTCCAGCCTTAACATTGTCTCACAAAACAAACCCTCATgaaacatcttttatttatttatttatgactgtttttgggtcatacccggcaatgctgaggggttactcctggctctgcactcagggattactcctggcggtgctcggggaccataggggatgctggggaattgaaccccggtcagctgcatgcaaggcaaacatgccctaccactatactatagctccaggtgacaccccccccccaacatctTACAACATTTATGCAGCACATAAccatctttttttgtgtgtggttttggggccacacctggaagtgctcaggctttattcctggctttgtgctcggggaccatatggggtgccagggaatcaaacagGTCAATTTcttgcaaggtaagcgccctatcCTTTCCAGCCCATGATGAGATTTTAAGAGGTTACAAATTGTCAGAGCAAGTCTAGGATCTGAACACTCATCCATGCGAGCCCAGTGCCTATGTGGCTCCACTCTGCCCCATGCTGCCTTATGACTCCTGGGCAACCCAATGGGGTGGGACGGAGGCTGGGGAGTGGGCGGGGGGCCTCAGGCACTGGACTCACTGGGTCAATGGAGGTTAGGTCATTGAAGGACAGGTCGATCCAGGCCAGGTTCTCGGGATGCTCTATCACCTGCGAAACCACCTGACTGAAGTCTTTCAGGTCATTGAGGACATTGTTTTTCAGCCACAGGGCCTGGGTCAGTGACTTCCCCGACTTGGAGTGCTTCAGTGGTCGTAGCCCTGCCCTTGGCTCCTCGCTTATCATATCTGTGGGGACAAAATTAAACTTGGATAGGacaggagagagtacagagggtggagtcatgtgctttgtatgcagccagccctggttcaatcctcagcacagcatggtccccccaaacaccactgggtatggtccccaaacaacaaaagtgATGGGTATATTATCTTTACCTTCCTACCTCAGAGGGATGAGGTGACAGCACTGGAATATGTGAGCTTGTGCTGGAGCTGGAGGTGCCAGCAGGGCCACAGCCAGAGCAACTAACTGCTGTCTGCTCAGCTCTGGGCAATCAGTAAGCCTGGACTAAGGACCAGAAATTTGccatgccagggctggagcgatagcacagtgggtagggcgtttgccttgcatgcagccaacccaggttcaattcccaacatcccatatggtcccctgtgcaccaccaggagtaattcctgagtacagagacaggagtaacccctgagcattgccgggtgtgacctcaaaaagcaaaaaaaaaaaaaacaacaaaactttccATGCCAAACCTGTCTGTGAtcctctcctattttttttttttttctgggtcacacccggcgatgcacaggggttactcctagctttgcactcagaaattactcctagcggtgctcgggggaccatatgggatgctggaaccaaacccagatcagccacatgcaaggcaaacgccctacctgctgtgctatcgctccagtccctcatgtcTTGTATTTGTGTCACTGCTGTGTGTATGTAAGGGGGGAAGTTGGGAGAGCGAAAGCATTTTTACAGATGAGAACACTAAGTGCCAGAGTTGTTGACTCTAGTAAGCTGATGGCACAAAATCAAGAGTTACCACTAGTAAAACCTATGGGATTTACTTTGGACTTGGAAGAACTGCACAAGGGCTTAGAGCATGTGCCTTACAGGTTtatggtcacaagttcaaatccctgatGCCCCACATGTGCTGTGTGTCATCCTGACAGCTCTGCAGTCTGTTCCCCAATGCCGCAAGCAGTTTCCAGCTGTATCACAGTCATGTGGCTGTGGCCAATACAGAAGGGGTGCAACCTCTGGCAAATACATCAACTCAAATAAGGATGTGTGAGGACCATGGCCAGGAAGTGTGGCCTCTGGTAAATGTGTGAACAGCACAACTATGTTGAGGAACACAGGCAAGTATGTGAGCGAGCACAACTAAAGGAGACCAAAGCTGCAAGCACTGTGAGAGCACCACAATCTGAGTTGTGAGCCCTGGAGACACGAGCCAGGCCTGTATGCACTCATGTTTGTTGCAACAACATAATGGGCTATAGGAATAGCTCCACGGGCTGGAGGTCAGCCTTAGACCTTTCGCACTGCATAGTACCTCAGGAACtgctaggagcagcccctgaacactgctgggtgtgcaccctccccacccaacccacccaaaacaaaaacccaacgaTGAAAGGGAAAGTGGGGAGGGAATGAAAAGAATTCATTTTGGTAAACCCACTTTGACGTTTGCTCTCCCATTCATGTTGAGCGACCAGATACTGGCCACACAGTGGTGAACAAAATGACTGTGTCAAGCTCTGTATCAGATGTTGGTGTTTTGGAGGAGCTCACCTAGGTGAGATGGAAACTGGCAATGTACTTGTCAAGTGCTGTATTCCTCTTAGAAACAGGACCCGGTGGCCAAGGCCCTATGAGTGCCAATGAAAGTCAAGGGAGCATGCggctgagagatagtccagcaggcagggtgcttggcttgcatgtggctaacacgggttcagtccctggcatcctatatgatgtcctaagcccaccaggagtgattcttgagttgagccaggagtaacccctgagcattgccaggtgtggcactccccccaagaaaaaagtcAAGGAAGCAGGGGCTCCTCACCCCATCAGGGAGCTCAGGGAAGCTTCCCAGGGGAGGTGAAGCCTAAGTTGGATCTCTGGATTGGGAGATGAAAACTAGGCAAAGGAGGGTAAGGGAGGAAAGGTGTGAGCAAAGGCAAGGTGGTATGGAACAGCTAGGTATATCTGTGTGCTGTGCAAGGAGGCAGGAAACAGCTACTCGATGCCACACTGAGAATTGGGAACCAAATTACATAGGTGATGAGAAGCTGTTGTAAGGCCTAGAATAAAAAAGAGGATTTCGATCTCAGAAACATCACTCCATTTTAGTGTGGAACAGAGACTGTAGGAAGTGGGTAGGATGGAGAGATGGGCTCTTCCCACCCAAACAAGAGGGACATGCAATCAGTCTGACTTAATAGCTGACTGAAAGTAAAGGGAGAATAATACATAAGGGTGTTGCCCAGCTTGTTCAGATGGCTAGGTGGATGCCAGTTTTCTGAGCTGATAATGGGATTAGAAAAGGAGAAACAGGATTGGGAGTCAATGAGTTGAGGGCTTGAAGTATTATTTGAGGTACCTacagagagggactggagcgatcgcacagcgggcagggtgtttgccttgcgtgtggccgacctgggttcgattcctccgtccctctcggagagtctggcaagttacaaagaatatcctgcccgcatggcagagcctggcaagctccccgtggcgtattcgatatgccaagaacaataacaggtcttaatggagacgttactggtacctgcttgagcaaattgatgagcaatgggaggacaatgctacagacagtgcttccTACAGAGAAACCAAACTGGCAGCAGCTACGAAGGTCTGAAGTTGAGACAAAATCAttaatatagggggctggagcgatagcatagcgggtagggcgtttgccttgcacgcggccaacctgggttcgaatcccagcatcccacatggtccctcgagcaccgccaggagtaatttctgagtgcagagccaggagtaaccactgtgcatcactgggtgtgacccaaaaagaaaaaaaaatcattaatatagAGAACACACAAGTTTCAAAAGTAGATGAGATACCTCAAGGAGAATCAGGATAAAGAGGAGGGACAAGGAGAAAGGGGGTGCATTAACGAAGTTAATAACCGGGGAAGAACAGGGAAGACCAAGAGAGGATAGTTTTAAAAATGCTCCGGGATgcggccagagatagtacagcatgtagggtgctttccttccatatggccagcctggattcaatttctggcaccccaggtgatctgtttttttgttttgttttttgggtcacacccagtggtgctcagggcttactcctcgctctttgctcagggatcactcctgaagggcttggcggaccatatgcgaagctgtggatcaaacccgcgttggctgcatgtaaggcaaatgccctaacctgcCATACAACTTTTCCAGCCCCCCAGATAGTCgttgagctcagccaggagtgactcctgagcaaaaagccaggagtaagccttaacaCCCtgctgtgtgactcaaaaaccaaaaccaaaacaaaaggagaTGATTAGGAAGTCCACCTTTTATAGGAGTTGAATTTCAAAAAAGATAAgtaactttgggggctggagcgatagcacagtgggtaagggcatttgccttgcacacggccgacccgtgttcaattcccatcatcccaatggtcccctgagcgtaacccctgtgcatcgcagggtgtggcccaaaaagcaaaataaaacaaaaaacaaaaaactacctttgggggctggatagacagtacagtgggtagggcacttaacttggatgtggacaacctgggtttggtccctgacaccccacactGTCCTGAttatctctaggagtgatccccaagcaccatgattgtgaccccagaacaaaataaaaccaaaaacccacCAAGTAACAAAATGCTCCAGAGTcagagaaaataaacacaaatgtacaacagagaaaagaaaaaaaaaaaagaattttggcaACTCCTAAGTCTCTAGGACTTAGAATAAGGCCTAGAATAAAAAAGAGGATTCTAGTCTCTAGTCACCTTGGCAAACTGTTTCAATGAACTTTTATGGTGAAGCAACTAGATTGTAATTTCTATTCTTCAGGAATGAAGAGAAAGTAAGGAAATATAAGTGGGCAGCATAAACAGTCCTCTCAGAAGGTCTGACCATGAAGACGGAATAAGGAATAAGATGACCGAATAACAGAgtaactatataatatataataataataatagaataactCTGGAATCTATCTGAACTcatgcccccagcaccccctcacacatacacacctcttCTTTTTAAACAATGAGGTGTAGGGAAGATGGGCCCCACTGATGCCAATGACAGAAACTAAAAGAGGTCTGGCAGAGATGactattttttcccccaattgccccatcactttgttttgttttggggtcacaccttacAGTGACTTGGGGGCTGTTAGTTGAAGTGCTGGGGGCACTATGCGGTGCAGGGTGCTGGGACCCTCAAATAGGGTATCCAGAGAGCAAAGCACGCTCTGCAGTTCTAGCTCCAAGGCCTAAACGCATGCTCAAGGTTAATCCCCCAGACTCTGCAGGGACCgtgcactgcatggttccctgagcacccccaggaacgCCCTCCCAggactgagcctggagtagccaAGCTCTggcgagtgtggcccccagacaaaaacagAGTAATGTACTCTAgtccttttgagctctctcccctctccactGCCTCAATCCCTgaatcttttggggctggagcgatagcacagtgggtagggtgtttgccttgcatgcagccaacccgggttcaaattccagcatcccatatggtcccctgggcaccgccaggggtagttcctgagtgtacagtcagaagtaatccctgtcctatcaccaggtgtgaccaaaaaagcaaaaaacaaacaaacaaacaaacaaaaaacccctgaATCTTTTGGTTACCAGTCTCAGGCTGCCTCCAAGGGAGGCATTGGTAACACTTGCTAAGCtgaccttccctctcctcctcagcTGCAGGTCACACAGGATCCACCAGGTGGCTCTCTGTCTTAGTCGGGAGAAGCAGGCCCTGCAGCCCAGGGCCGAGGCGTAGGGAAGAGCACAAAAATAGAGATGCAAAGTCCACCAATGAACTCTTAATCCTGCCCTGGTCTAAATCCTGAAGTGAAATGGCAAAGACAAAGTCAAAATATATGGGGACGGAACAACTGTACAGTGGGAAAAGCctttgctctgcacatggccaactcaggttcaatccccagcatcccatatggccccccccaagtctgccaggagtgatttttttttccgctttttgggtcacacccagagatactcagagattactttgagttctgcactcaggaatgattcccggcggtgcttgggggaccatatgggatgccggggattgaacccaggtcagtcgcgtgcaaggcaaacgccctacccgctgtgctatcgctccagccccaggagtgattatacagagcgaggagtcagccctgagcactgccgggtgtggaaCTCACCCCCAAGTCtgtacccccaccaaaaaaaaaaaaattgaggtcaaAACAGTCCGTATATGGATCAGTCGGGCCAGTCTGTTGAGAAGGAGTATGGGGAATGCCACCAAACATTCATTGATCCCATGCTCTGGAAGCCACCAGTGGGGTGCCATTGCCCAAGCTTGAGCATGAGGTACATGGGGTAATGCTTGTACCTGGGATACAGAGTACAGCGTTAGGAGTAGAAAGAATACAGACagctatactctttttttttttttttttttgctttttgggtcacacccagcaatgcacaggggtcactcctggctctgcactcaggaattactcctggcagtgcccacgggaccatatgggatgctgggaatcgaacccgggttggccgagtgcaaagcaaacgccctatcctctgtgctatcgctccagcccccagacagctATACTTTTTGCTACAGATTCTCCCGAACACTGTATTGTTCGAGCATCTGCCAAACTGCCTTGCTCAGAGTAGGCCAAGCTAGGTCTGGAAACTGAACCATAAATATCAAGAGCCAGAGAACTGGGAGTCTACAGAGGACTGTGTTCATACCTGAAGGGCTTCcaagaaagttgttttttttttttttttttttgtctgttattATCCACAGAGGGCAGGTGTTAGTTTGATGTTAGGaacttctttggggctggagggatagtaaagtgggtagggcgcttgttttgtatatggctgacctgaatttgatctccagcaacccatacagttccccgagcccaccaggagtgatccccgagtgcagaaccaggagtaagccctgagcattgctgggtgtgcccccgccccccctagAATTTATTACCTCATAATGGAAGTGGGTGGTAGATGTGTATCTAGGGACTCCCCAGGTACACTCTAGGGTTATGGACAGAAGTTTGAGGACTTGCGGGCAGGAGATAAATCAGATGCCTTTCAAAGTCACTATCACTTCAGAATCCTTCATCCAGATATTAACCAAGAATGTACTATATCCTGTCCACTAACCTCAATTTAAAGTAAGTTCAATAAGTTCTGGGTGAGTCTGAGGATATTGGTCTTTTGGACCTTGGATATTTCTCCCGTTCTCCATAACACTCAGGAGAGCACATACTATgtacacgcgcgcgcgcgcgcgcgtgtgtgtgtgtgtgtgtgtgtgtatgcttagTCACAGATGCCCAGTAAATACCTACTGGATCAAGGATGGGGCATCtgtagattgttttgttttgtggtatgGACTCATCCTTGGCTGTAGTAGCTTTTGTCTCATGCTGAGGACACCACAGATGACAAAGCTACATCTTCACGTCAAGAGCTAAACATTCCGGGATAGGTAAGAACCATAATTCCCTCCTCTGTCACCTCAGCTATCTTGCACATAGCCATTATCTCAATTAAAACTCTTGTGAAACACAGACTTTACCGATCAGAAGTGATACTGTGTATACTATAGTTGATGAAAGGTAGGATGTGTGCCAATGAGAGTCATCACTGTAGCTGATGCCAACCAAATAACAGCCCACGCCCAAGCCAAGC
Protein-coding regions in this window:
- the LAMTOR1 gene encoding ragulator complex protein LAMTOR1, whose product is MGCCYSSENEDSDQDQEERKLLLPSSPPAKTLNGAEPNYHSLPSARTDEQALLSSILAKTASNIIDVSAADSQGMEQHEYMDRARQYSTRLAVLSSSLTHWKKPPPLPSLTSQPHQVLASEPIPFSDLQQVSRIAAYAYSALSQIRVDAKEELVVQFGIP
- the LRRC51 gene encoding leucine-rich repeat-containing protein 51 isoform X1 — encoded protein: MSKQDSVNTSVQEPPLDYSFRSIHVIQDMISEEPRAGLRPLKHSKSGKSLTQALWLKNNVLNDLKDFSQVVSQVIEHPENLAWIDLSFNDLTSIDPILTTFFNLSVLYLHGNSIHRLGEVNKLAVLPRLRSLTLHGNPIEEEKGYRQYVLCTLPRITTFDFSGVTKADRVTAEVWKSMNIKPKKVRVKQNPL
- the LRRC51 gene encoding leucine-rich repeat-containing protein 51 isoform X3; the protein is MISEEPRAGLRPLKHSKSGKSLTQALWLKNNVLNDLKDFSQVVSQVIEHPENLAWIDLSFNDLTSIDPILTTFFNLSVLYLHGNSIHRLGEVNKLAVLPRLRSLTLHGNPIEEEKGYRQYVLCTLPRITTFDFSGVTKADRVTAEVWKSMNIKPKKVRVKQNPL
- the LRRC51 gene encoding leucine-rich repeat-containing protein 51 isoform X2, producing the protein MSKQDSVNTSVQEPPLDYSFRSIHVIQDMISEEPRAGLRPLKHSKSGKSLTQALWLKNNVLNDLKDFSQVVSQVIEHPENLAWIDLSFNDLTSIDPILTTFFNLSVLYLHGNSIHRLGEVNKLAVLPRLRSLTLHGNPIEEEKGYSPQPGSSPTGNMYYAPCPESPRSTSAGSPKPTVSLLKCGRA